A window of Macrotis lagotis isolate mMagLag1 chromosome X, bilby.v1.9.chrom.fasta, whole genome shotgun sequence contains these coding sequences:
- the LOC141499669 gene encoding LOW QUALITY PROTEIN: uncharacterized protein LOC141499669 (The sequence of the model RefSeq protein was modified relative to this genomic sequence to represent the inferred CDS: substituted 2 bases at 2 genomic stop codons), with translation MDPRNLRPQLQELVTFKDVAVDFTQEEWSLLDPHQKQLYKEVMLENAQNLLSVEKEIRLEMKKNIGKLSLSVKETHKERIMNDSAYDFMWREFSITHERIQAEEKPHDSNQWEKVVSLMDSFVKHQGIHTGEKSYECNFFGMAFPLKDTLDKQLRTPSRGKLYECNQCGKAFSLKFHLIRHQRIHTGEKPYECHQCGKAFTVKSHLTTHQRVHTGEKPYECNQCGKIFTNKSYLTVHHRIHTGEKPYECHQCGKAFTQRTHLTVHQRIHTGEKPYECHQCEKVFTSKSYLTMHQRIHTEEKSYECNRCEKVFSLKDSLVKHQKIHTGDKPFECNQCGKAFTRKSSLTIHQSIHIVEKPYKCNQCGKAFSMKEALRKHQRIHTGEKLYECDQCGKAFTCKSYLTKHQRIHSGEKPYECNQCGKAFSLNGALRKHQKIHSGEKLYECDQCGKAFTCKSYLIKHQRIHTGEKPFECNQCGKAFIRKERLITHQRIHTGEKPYDCNQCGKAFIRKERLITHQRNHTGEKPYECNQCGKAFTGKERLSEHQRIHTREKRFECNQCXKAFIRKERLITHQRNNTGEKTYECNQCGKAFTGKERISEHQRIHTREKHFECNQCXKAFTRRESLVAHQKVHTGEKPYECNQCGKTFTIKSHLTTHQRIHTREKSNEWKPYECNQCGKSFTGKPSLTAHQRIHTGQKPYECKQCGKAFSLKKTLVKHQRIHNGEKPYECNQCGKAFTWKERLTAHQRINTGEKPYECNKCGKAFSLKNTLLKHQRIQTGDKAYECNQCRKTCTSKLHLTTHQRIHTGEKPYACNQYGKYFFFQGHSCETSEDPHWTETL, from the exons ATGGACCCTAGGAATCTCAGACCCCAACTTCAG GAGTtggtgacattcaaggatgtggctgtggacttcaCCCAAGAGGAGTGGAGCCTCTTGGATCCTCATCAGAAGCAGTTGTACAAGGAGGTCATGCTGGAGAATGCCCAGAACCTGCTTTCTGTGG aaaaagAGATCAGACTTGAAATGAAGAAGAATATTGGAAAACTAAGCCTTTCTGTGAAAGAAACTCACAAGGAAAGAATCATGAATGACAGTGCCTATGACTTCATGTGGAGAGAATTCAGCATTACACATGAGAGAATCCAAGCTGAAGAAAAACCTCATGATTCTAATCAATGGGAAAAGGTTGTTTCATTGATGGACTCTTTTGTTAAGCATCAgggaatccacactggagagaaatcttatgaatgtaatttttttggaatggCTTTTCCATTGAAGGACACACTTGATAAACAGCTGAGAACCCCCAGCAGAGGgaaactttatgaatgtaatcaatgtggaaaggctttttcattgaaattccatcttattagacatcagagaatccatactggagagaaaccttatgaatgtcatcaatgtggaaaggcttttacagtTAAATCCCATCTTACTACACATCAGAGAgtccacactggagaaaaaccttatgaatgtaatcagtgtggaaagattTTTACAAACAAGTCATATCTTACTGTACATCACaggatccacactggagagaaaccttatgaatgtcatCAGTGTGGAAAAGCTTTTACTCAGAGGACCCAtcttactgtacatcagagaatccacactggagagaaaccttatgaatgtcatCAATGTGAAAAGGTATTTACAAGCAAGTCATATCTTACTatgcatcagagaattcacactgaaGAGAAATCTTATGAGTGTAATCGGTGTGAAAAGGTTTTTTCATTGAAGGATTCTCTCGTTAAACATCAGAAAATCCACACTGGAGacaaaccttttgaatgtaatcaatgtggaaaggcttttacaagAAAGTCATCTCTTACTATACATCAGAGCATCCACATTgtagagaaaccttataaatgtaatcagtgtggaaaggctttttcaATGAAAGAGGCTCTTAGGAAACATCAGAGAatacacactggagagaaactttatgaatgcgatcaatgtggaaaggcttttacatgCAAATCATATCTTACTAAACATCAGAGGATCCAcagtggagagaaaccttatgaatgtaatcagtgtggaaaggctttttcaTTGAATGGGGCTCTTAGGAAACATCAGAAAATCCACTCTggagagaaactttatgaatgcgatcaatgtggaaaggcttttacatgCAAATCATATCTTATTAAACATCAGaggatccacactggagagaaaccatttgaatgtaatcagtgtggaaaggcttttataCGGAAGGAGAGACTTATtacacatcagagaattcacactggagagaagccttatgattgtaatcaatgtggaaaggcttttataAGGAAGGAAAGACTTATTACACATCAGAGAaaccacactggagagaaaccttatgaatgtaatcaatgtggaaaagcttttacaGGGAAGGAGAGACTTAgtgaacatcagagaatccacactagAGAGAAACGttttgaatgtaatcaatgttGAAAGGCTTTTATAAGGAAGGAAAGACTTATTACACATCAGAGAAACAACACTGGAGAGAAaacttatgaatgtaatcaatgtggaaaagcttttacagggaaggagagaattagtgaacatcagagaatccacactagAGAGAAACAttttgaatgtaatcagtgtTGAAAGGCTTTTACAAGGAGGGAGAGTCTTGTtgcac ATCAAAAAgtccatactggagagaaaccttatgaatgcaatcaatgtggaaagacttttacaaTTAAATCCCATCTTACTACACACCAGAGGATTCACACTAGAGAGAAATCTAATGAAT ggaagccttatgaatgtaatcaatgtggaaagtctTTTACAGGGAAGCCCAGTCTTACTGCACATCAGAGGATCCACACTGGAcagaaaccctatgaatgtaaacagtgtggaaaggctttttcaTTGAAGAAGACTCTtgttaaacatcagagaatccacaatggagagaaaccttatgaatgcaatcaatgtggaaaggcttttacatgGAAGGAGAGACTTACTGCACATCAGAGAATcaacactggagagaaaccttatgaatgtaataagtgtggaaaggctttttcaTTGAAGAATACTCTTcttaaacatcagagaatccagaCTGGAGACAAagcttatgaatgtaatcagtgcaGAAAGACTTGTACAAGCAAGTTACATCTTACTACACATCAAaggatccacactggagagaaaccttatgcaTGTAATCAATAtggaaagtattttttctttcaaggacATTCTTGTGAAACATCAGAGGATCCACACTGGAcagaaaccctatga